The proteins below come from a single Synechococcus sp. MW101C3 genomic window:
- a CDS encoding GAP family protein has product MLLPALIAPTAHLSPGALFSQSSLFGFGIAFSPLHIAVVALLLLGPFPLRRSFAYVSGWAMANGLAILALMLVGDRFSLALNHGEQGQVAIDLVGAVALLGIGLFQLTPAAELGHEGMAVKLLNQLPDVRTPLLVLIGATSALLTPENLVFYLKEAGLLLVNQPGVSRDLELTGVFVLVASSLLLLPPLAWIATGGGIREPLLQVEGWLVHRAEWVVGVLALLISAYLAWEGLHGLWMLHGAAPL; this is encoded by the coding sequence TTGCTCCTTCCAGCTCTGATCGCTCCCACCGCCCACCTCAGCCCTGGGGCGCTGTTCAGCCAGTCGTCGCTGTTCGGCTTTGGGATCGCCTTCAGCCCGCTGCACATCGCCGTGGTGGCGCTGCTGCTGCTGGGCCCTTTCCCGCTGCGGCGTTCCTTCGCCTACGTGAGCGGCTGGGCGATGGCCAACGGCCTGGCGATCCTCGCCCTGATGCTGGTGGGCGACCGCTTTTCCCTGGCCCTCAACCACGGCGAACAGGGGCAGGTGGCGATTGACCTGGTGGGGGCGGTGGCCCTGCTGGGCATCGGCCTGTTCCAGCTCACCCCGGCGGCCGAGCTCGGCCACGAGGGCATGGCGGTGAAGCTGCTCAACCAGTTGCCCGATGTGCGCACGCCGTTGCTGGTGCTGATCGGCGCCACCAGCGCCCTGCTGACGCCGGAAAACCTGGTGTTCTATCTCAAGGAAGCGGGCCTGCTGCTGGTGAACCAGCCAGGGGTGAGCCGCGATCTGGAACTCACCGGCGTATTCGTGCTGGTGGCCAGCTCCCTGCTGCTGCTGCCGCCGCTGGCGTGGATCGCCACCGGTGGCGGCATCCGCGAGCCGCTGCTGCAGGTGGAAGGCTGGCTGGTGCACCGGGCCGAATGGGTGGTCGGCGTGCTCGCCCTGCTGATCAGCGCCTACCTGGCCTGGGAAGGTCTGCACGGCCTGTGGATGCTGCACGGAGCCGCGCCGCTGTGA
- a CDS encoding response regulator transcription factor, translating into MRALVVEDDELFRLGLEVTLQGFAAIHTVTAVSDGEQALDLLRHQTFDVILLDLGLPGLGGLETCRRMSAEHAQIPVLVITSQDEPAWCLRMVRAGARGYVRKGVATADLLLAIQTVLRGASWWDADATTALRELGAARAEAGVDGDSHKGDPLSMLTPRERQVLEAMARGLSNQEIATELGITLGTVRVHGHAIMQKLGVANRTQAVLKLLPRQGSRG; encoded by the coding sequence ATGCGCGCCCTGGTGGTGGAAGACGACGAACTGTTCCGGTTGGGGCTGGAGGTCACGCTGCAGGGCTTCGCGGCAATCCACACGGTGACAGCCGTCAGCGACGGCGAGCAGGCTCTTGATCTGCTGCGTCATCAGACGTTCGACGTGATCCTGCTCGATCTGGGCCTTCCGGGTCTGGGGGGGTTGGAGACCTGCCGCCGCATGAGCGCCGAGCACGCGCAGATTCCCGTGCTGGTGATCACCAGCCAGGACGAACCCGCCTGGTGTCTGCGGATGGTGCGGGCCGGCGCCCGGGGCTACGTGCGCAAGGGAGTGGCGACCGCAGACCTGCTGCTCGCCATCCAGACGGTGCTGCGCGGCGCCTCCTGGTGGGACGCGGACGCCACCACGGCCCTGCGGGAGCTGGGTGCGGCAAGGGCGGAGGCAGGGGTCGATGGGGACAGCCACAAAGGAGACCCGCTGTCCATGCTCACCCCCCGAGAGCGGCAGGTGCTTGAGGCGATGGCCCGCGGGCTGAGCAACCAGGAAATCGCCACGGAACTGGGCATCACCCTGGGCACGGTGCGGGTCCATGGCCACGCGATCATGCAGAAGCTGGGGGTGGCCAACCGCACCCAGGCGGTGTTGAAGCTGCTTCCCAGGCAGGGCTCCAGAGGCTGA
- a CDS encoding sensor histidine kinase KdpD has product MSALTAVVALVDAFTPVQVVLAYLYVVPLIVFNETARPAELGRYAALTCGLTLANLLIPDVTPFSGLVLTNRLLVCIALVLTARQCLHIQGLQRQRLELQGQLAVEDLRHDFVSTLAHDLKTPILGTIATLRSLASASQRPDGAMLERTLATIERGQSRALGQIQTLLEVYRNDAEGLRLRVEAVELTGVVEEVIRELSALAEERQLTLRLGFGEDALWHPHHLRGDGAQLRRLVENLLLNAIQHSLRGGQIQVVLENRGGGHRLRIADGGPGVPEQDIPNLFRRFARLSEDRPGSGLGLYLCRQIVSAHGGTIGLHNRPGGGAEIEVLLPDASIAADMEGG; this is encoded by the coding sequence GTGAGCGCGCTGACAGCCGTGGTGGCCCTGGTGGACGCCTTCACGCCCGTGCAGGTGGTGCTCGCCTATCTCTATGTGGTGCCGCTGATCGTGTTCAACGAAACCGCTCGGCCGGCGGAGCTCGGCCGCTACGCGGCGCTGACCTGCGGCCTCACCCTCGCCAATCTGCTGATCCCGGATGTCACTCCCTTCAGCGGCTTGGTGCTCACCAACCGGCTGCTGGTCTGCATCGCCCTGGTGCTCACCGCCCGCCAGTGCCTGCACATCCAGGGCCTGCAGCGTCAGCGACTGGAACTTCAGGGCCAGCTTGCCGTTGAAGACCTGCGCCATGATTTCGTCTCCACCCTGGCGCACGACCTCAAGACACCGATCCTGGGCACGATCGCCACCCTGCGCAGTCTGGCCAGCGCCAGCCAACGCCCCGATGGCGCGATGCTGGAGCGCACACTGGCCACGATCGAGCGGGGCCAGAGCCGCGCACTCGGCCAGATCCAGACCCTGCTGGAGGTCTACCGCAACGACGCCGAAGGGCTGCGGCTGCGGGTTGAGGCTGTTGAACTCACCGGCGTGGTTGAGGAGGTGATCCGGGAGCTCTCGGCACTCGCTGAGGAAAGGCAGCTCACCCTGCGGCTCGGTTTCGGTGAGGACGCCCTGTGGCACCCCCATCATTTGCGAGGGGATGGAGCCCAGCTCAGAAGGCTGGTGGAGAACCTGCTGCTCAATGCCATCCAGCACAGCCTGCGGGGCGGCCAGATCCAGGTGGTCTTGGAGAACCGGGGCGGCGGACACCGCCTGCGCATCGCCGATGGCGGACCTGGGGTCCCGGAACAGGACATTCCCAACCTGTTTCGGCGTTTCGCGAGGCTGTCGGAGGACCGGCCGGGCAGTGGACTGGGGCTCTACCTGTGCCGCCAGATCGTGAGCGCCCACGGGGGAACGATCGGCCTGCACAACCGGCCAGGCGGCGGCGCCGAAATTGAGGTGCTGTTGCCTGACGCCTCCATCGCTGCCGACATGGAGGGAGGCTGA
- a CDS encoding P-II family nitrogen regulator: protein MKKVEAIIRPAKIDDVKTALVNAGIIGMTITDVRGFGRQKGQVETYRGAEYTIEFITKVKVEVVVEDDKVDTVIAAISGPSRTGEIGDGKIFVLPVEAVVRIRTSESGAAAI, encoded by the coding sequence ATGAAAAAAGTCGAAGCGATCATCCGCCCCGCCAAGATTGATGATGTGAAAACAGCCTTGGTGAATGCCGGAATCATCGGCATGACCATCACCGATGTGCGTGGATTTGGCAGACAGAAAGGCCAAGTGGAAACCTACCGCGGTGCGGAATACACCATTGAATTCATCACCAAGGTGAAGGTGGAAGTGGTCGTCGAAGACGACAAGGTGGACACCGTGATCGCCGCAATCTCAGGCCCTTCCCGCACCGGCGAAATCGGCGACGGCAAGATCTTCGTGCTTCCAGTGGAGGCCGTTGTGCGCATCCGCACGTCCGAATCAGGAGCGGCTGCGATCTAA
- a CDS encoding CO2 hydration protein, producing the protein MTVTTPATALPPSTHPFAEVVQRLEAGGSMLPDTPENLMQIIGIYKAYAVPMDFYWRDLLYIAERVFLDPLPAFKYFPSQEYLDLPNSYAGDDSKLRIWRGPATAHPELLEFMEKGEAGKLPKLLHHLWHDRINMEFAEACMDAMFWHQGMGGRFYDYLESDAYKANAERAILAYFKGNPLMLGLHKLFPEMFLEQVRKMSYYANLGLFWEVMAPVFFEMSDIYDEGGFSGVPAAMDFLVNGIFAVAGRPIYHHVYIGGECIEIIPKSEGFTWLYEAALPYVEAVFYRTAPFRGTKSYNAQADQVPSEQADFHYGILYADVFPVGSAGIPPTLLMQDMLHFLPPYLVELYRNHKRGEDDILVQLGITFQRSMYNVTSAVIQALRCALLFPLDDPDPEHLKANRAFFEAQMDRFLRPEARLRDVQTQDYR; encoded by the coding sequence ATGACCGTCACCACTCCCGCCACCGCCCTGCCGCCTTCCACCCACCCCTTCGCTGAGGTGGTGCAGCGGCTCGAAGCCGGCGGCTCGATGCTGCCGGATACGCCGGAAAACCTGATGCAGATCATCGGCATCTACAAGGCCTATGCCGTGCCGATGGATTTCTACTGGCGCGACCTGCTCTACATCGCCGAGCGGGTGTTCCTCGATCCCCTGCCGGCGTTCAAGTATTTCCCGAGTCAGGAGTATCTGGATCTGCCCAATTCCTACGCGGGTGATGATTCCAAGCTGCGCATCTGGCGCGGGCCGGCCACGGCCCATCCCGAGCTGCTGGAGTTCATGGAGAAGGGCGAAGCCGGCAAGCTGCCGAAGCTGCTCCATCACCTCTGGCACGACCGCATCAACATGGAGTTCGCGGAGGCCTGTATGGATGCCATGTTCTGGCACCAGGGCATGGGCGGCCGCTTCTACGACTACCTGGAGAGCGACGCCTACAAGGCCAACGCCGAGCGGGCGATCCTCGCTTACTTCAAAGGCAACCCACTGATGCTGGGCCTGCACAAGCTGTTCCCGGAGATGTTCCTGGAGCAGGTGCGCAAGATGAGCTACTACGCCAATCTTGGCCTCTTCTGGGAGGTGATGGCGCCGGTGTTCTTCGAGATGAGCGACATCTACGATGAAGGGGGCTTCTCTGGTGTGCCAGCCGCCATGGATTTCCTGGTGAACGGCATTTTTGCCGTGGCCGGCCGGCCGATCTATCACCACGTTTACATCGGTGGTGAATGCATCGAGATCATCCCCAAATCGGAAGGCTTCACCTGGCTGTATGAGGCGGCCCTCCCCTATGTGGAGGCGGTGTTCTATCGCACGGCCCCCTTCCGCGGCACCAAGAGCTACAACGCCCAGGCTGATCAGGTGCCTTCGGAGCAGGCGGATTTCCACTACGGCATCCTCTATGCCGATGTGTTCCCGGTGGGTTCAGCCGGCATCCCGCCCACCCTGCTGATGCAGGACATGCTCCACTTCCTGCCGCCCTATCTGGTGGAGCTCTACCGCAACCACAAGCGCGGTGAAGACGACATCCTCGTGCAGCTGGGCATCACCTTCCAGCGCTCCATGTACAACGTCACCTCAGCGGTGATCCAGGCGCTGCGCTGCGCCCTGCTGTTCCCTCTCGATGATCCCGATCCGGAGCACCTCAAGGCGAACCGCGCCTTCTTCGAGGCCCAGATGGATCGCTTCCTCCGCCCTGAGGCCCGCCTCCGGGATGTGCAAACCCAGGACTACCGCTAG
- a CDS encoding fasciclin domain-containing protein, which yields MANIIETAKGAGLFSTLLTAVEVAGLTAALESPGPFTVFAPVDDAFAALPPGTVQTLVDNPPQLARILKFHVLSGAFRRSELVDQPSWESLEGAPIPIRCAEPFEVKNTSVLSADIVCDNGIVHVINRVMLPG from the coding sequence ATGGCCAACATCATCGAAACCGCCAAAGGCGCCGGCCTGTTTTCCACCCTGCTCACAGCGGTGGAGGTGGCCGGCCTCACCGCAGCCTTGGAGAGCCCTGGCCCCTTCACGGTCTTCGCCCCGGTGGACGACGCCTTCGCCGCCCTGCCGCCCGGCACCGTGCAGACCCTGGTGGACAACCCGCCCCAACTCGCGCGCATCCTCAAGTTCCACGTGCTTTCCGGCGCCTTCAGACGCAGTGAGCTGGTGGATCAGCCCAGCTGGGAAAGCCTGGAGGGCGCCCCGATCCCGATCCGCTGCGCCGAGCCCTTCGAGGTGAAGAATACCTCCGTGCTCTCCGCCGACATCGTCTGCGACAACGGCATCGTGCACGTGATCAACCGGGTGATGCTGCCGGGCTGA
- a CDS encoding APC family permease, which produces MTNDPRGSGTQSLRRLLIGAPLPTSAHAEERLTNAEALAILSSDALSSVAYATQEIVLVLAMAGAAALHYTLPITGLIVALMLVVAISYRQTIKAYPHGGGSYRVSHDNLGVIPGLCAAASLSIDYTLTVAVSTAAGIAALTSYFPLLDGLREPLCLAAVSLLMLANLRGVRSTARLLSLPTFLFMGTVFTLVVAGLIQWSQGSLTALPLAEQSRLLNSEHGASLAALGPVLLMRAFSSGCAALTGIEAISDSVMAFKPVEWRNARRVLTVMVILLALMFSGISALATELRLVAQDTGPTLLYQLGERIFGNGPLLLLLQLTTLLILLLAANTAFADFPRLAAFLAQDGFMPRQLASLGDRLVFTNGIVLLSSFAAVLLLVFDGSVTRLIALYAVGVFASFTLSQAGMVMHWWRGRSAAEGWRGKALVNGLGCLVTGLVCGVLLFSKFTEGAWLVVLGVPLLVSLFLAIKTHYGRMARRLDLGPLAPLSLPPAPAQGGTPVVVLVGALNHGSADAVCYARSIAGPLVAVHVDLDGSGAEAFRQQWSQRLPQVRLVVLPSPYRSLVDPITSFVHRFEAEHSKDPTSFCTVVLPVYVTRRPWEKLLHNQSALNLRRALRNGGTRVVTTVGFYL; this is translated from the coding sequence TTGACCAACGATCCACGCGGATCAGGCACCCAGTCGCTCAGACGCCTGCTGATCGGAGCCCCGCTTCCGACCAGCGCCCACGCCGAGGAACGGCTCACCAACGCCGAAGCTCTCGCCATCCTCAGCTCCGACGCTCTCTCCTCGGTGGCTTACGCCACCCAGGAGATCGTGCTGGTTCTGGCCATGGCTGGGGCTGCCGCCCTGCATTACACCCTGCCGATCACAGGGTTGATCGTGGCGTTGATGCTGGTGGTGGCGATCAGCTACCGGCAAACCATCAAGGCCTATCCCCACGGAGGTGGTTCCTACCGGGTGTCGCACGACAACCTCGGGGTGATCCCCGGCCTGTGCGCCGCCGCTTCGCTGTCGATCGATTACACGCTCACCGTGGCGGTGAGCACGGCGGCCGGGATCGCCGCCCTCACCTCCTATTTCCCCCTGCTCGACGGCCTGCGCGAACCGTTGTGCTTGGCAGCCGTGAGCTTGCTGATGCTCGCCAACCTGCGTGGCGTGCGCTCCACGGCCCGGCTGCTGAGCCTGCCCACCTTTCTGTTCATGGGAACGGTGTTCACCCTGGTGGTGGCTGGCCTGATCCAGTGGAGCCAGGGGTCGCTCACCGCTCTGCCGCTGGCCGAGCAGAGCCGGCTGCTGAACAGCGAGCACGGCGCCTCGCTGGCGGCGCTGGGGCCGGTGCTGCTGATGCGCGCCTTCAGCTCTGGCTGCGCTGCCCTCACCGGCATCGAGGCGATCAGCGACAGCGTGATGGCGTTCAAGCCGGTGGAGTGGCGCAACGCCCGCCGTGTGCTCACCGTGATGGTGATCCTGCTGGCGTTGATGTTCAGCGGCATCAGCGCCCTGGCCACCGAGCTGAGGCTGGTGGCGCAGGACACCGGCCCCACCCTCCTGTATCAGCTGGGAGAGCGCATCTTCGGCAATGGACCACTGCTGCTGCTGCTGCAGCTCACCACCCTGCTGATCCTGCTGCTGGCCGCCAACACCGCCTTCGCCGACTTTCCCCGCCTGGCCGCCTTCCTGGCCCAGGACGGATTCATGCCGCGCCAGCTCGCCTCCCTCGGCGACCGGCTCGTGTTCACCAACGGCATCGTGCTGCTGAGCAGCTTCGCGGCGGTGCTGTTGCTGGTGTTCGACGGCAGCGTCACCCGCTTGATCGCGCTGTACGCCGTGGGGGTGTTCGCCAGCTTCACGCTCTCCCAAGCCGGGATGGTGATGCATTGGTGGAGGGGGCGCAGCGCCGCCGAGGGCTGGCGAGGCAAGGCTCTGGTGAACGGGCTGGGCTGCCTGGTCACAGGTTTGGTGTGCGGCGTGCTGCTGTTCAGCAAGTTCACCGAGGGGGCCTGGCTGGTGGTGCTGGGCGTGCCGCTGCTGGTGAGCCTGTTTCTGGCGATCAAGACCCATTACGGCCGCATGGCCCGCCGCCTCGATCTCGGCCCCTTGGCCCCACTCAGCCTGCCGCCGGCCCCCGCCCAGGGCGGCACCCCGGTGGTGGTGCTGGTGGGCGCGCTCAACCACGGCAGTGCCGATGCGGTGTGTTATGCCCGCAGCATCGCCGGCCCCCTGGTAGCGGTGCATGTGGATCTCGATGGCAGCGGCGCCGAAGCCTTCCGCCAGCAATGGAGCCAGCGGCTGCCGCAGGTGCGGCTGGTGGTGTTGCCCTCCCCCTACCGCTCACTGGTGGATCCGATCACCTCCTTCGTGCACCGCTTCGAAGCGGAGCACAGCAAAGATCCCACCAGCTTCTGCACGGTGGTGCTGCCCGTGTACGTCACGCGCCGCCCCTGGGAGAAGTTGCTGCACAACCAGTCGGCGCTGAATCTGCGCCGGGCCCTGCGCAACGGCGGCACCCGCGTGGTGACCACCGTGGGCTTCTATCTCTGA
- a CDS encoding cation:proton antiporter, whose translation MIATEPLSTLSAVLVALALVIVVSKLLGRLLAHFDQPAVIGEILGGIVLGPSLLGALAPQLQQAVFSAAVLPQLNLLSQLGLILFMFLVGLEVNPEHLHGRLRLAARISLAGILLPLLLGVLLAVGLESMLPGLLPGDRTLPGLLFMGTAMSITAFPVLSRLLKERGLLGLPLGQLVISCAAIDDVVSWVLLAAVVSFTRSGSVLGALPALIGTLAWALLLLLGLRPLMHRLEEHYRRERLLSPILLSLLFAGAILSAVITDWIGVHYIFGAFLFGLALPRYGPLLRRLRLHIEDLVLTLLLPVFFAISGLNTRIADLDQPLLWLALMAVLAVAIGGKFIGCWAMARLGGLPPRQAQAVGWLMNTRGLTELVILNVALSLGVISTTLFTMMVVMALVTTAMASPLLTRLGISPAASPG comes from the coding sequence GTGATCGCGACCGAGCCGCTGAGCACCCTGTCGGCGGTGCTGGTGGCTCTGGCCCTGGTGATCGTGGTCTCGAAGCTGCTGGGGCGCCTGCTGGCCCACTTCGATCAGCCCGCGGTGATCGGCGAGATCCTGGGCGGCATCGTGCTGGGGCCCTCCTTGCTGGGGGCGCTGGCACCCCAGCTGCAGCAGGCGGTGTTTTCCGCGGCGGTGCTGCCCCAGCTCAACCTGCTCTCCCAGCTGGGCCTGATCCTGTTCATGTTTCTGGTGGGGCTGGAGGTGAACCCGGAGCATCTGCACGGCCGGTTGCGACTGGCGGCGCGAATTTCGCTGGCGGGCATCTTGCTGCCGCTGCTGCTCGGGGTGCTGCTGGCCGTTGGCCTGGAGAGCATGCTGCCAGGGCTGTTGCCGGGCGATCGCACCCTGCCGGGCCTGTTGTTCATGGGCACGGCGATGTCGATCACGGCCTTTCCGGTGCTGTCGCGACTGCTCAAGGAACGGGGGTTGCTGGGGCTGCCGCTCGGCCAGCTGGTGATCAGCTGCGCCGCCATCGACGACGTGGTCAGCTGGGTGCTGCTGGCGGCGGTGGTGTCGTTCACCCGCTCCGGATCGGTACTGGGCGCCCTGCCGGCATTGATCGGCACCCTGGCCTGGGCGCTGCTGCTGCTGCTGGGCCTCAGGCCGTTGATGCACCGGCTCGAGGAGCACTACCGGCGCGAGCGGCTGCTGAGCCCGATTCTGCTCTCATTGCTGTTCGCTGGAGCGATTCTCTCGGCCGTGATTACCGACTGGATCGGTGTGCACTACATCTTCGGGGCGTTTCTGTTCGGCCTGGCGCTGCCCCGCTACGGTCCGCTGCTGCGCCGCCTGCGGCTGCACATCGAGGATCTGGTGCTCACCTTGCTGCTGCCGGTGTTCTTCGCCATCAGCGGCCTCAACACCCGGATCGCGGACCTCGATCAGCCGCTGTTGTGGCTGGCCCTGATGGCGGTGCTGGCCGTGGCGATCGGCGGCAAGTTCATCGGCTGCTGGGCAATGGCCCGCCTGGGAGGGTTGCCCCCCCGGCAGGCCCAGGCGGTGGGCTGGCTGATGAACACCCGAGGGCTCACGGAACTGGTGATCCTCAACGTGGCCCTGAGCCTTGGGGTGATCAGCACCACCCTGTTCACGATGATGGTGGTGATGGCCTTGGTGACCACCGCCATGGCCTCTCCCCTGCTCACCCGGCTGGGGATCAGCCCGGCAGCATCACCCGGTTGA
- a CDS encoding ammonium transporter produces MAGSAHAALAKTPTDGADTLLMLMGSALVLVMTPGLAFFYGGFTRAKNVLNTMMMSFFCMGLVGVLWVVIGYSLSFGTGFNSPFIGGLEFMWLNGVGGPLGDAPLADGFAISATSFALFQGMFAIITPALISGALVERINFKAWFWFVLLWSLFIYCPMCKMVWGGGFIGPFGSIGALDFAGGTVVHISSGVAALVSAALIGPRNVWPDRTRPPHNVPFILLGAGLLWFGWFGFNGASYFAAKAAGFSFLTTTTSASAAMLTWCLIEWFKGGKPTAVGAATGAVAGLVGITPAAGFVSMGSSILIGALTTVACFTAIQIKAAIKFDDSLDTFMVHGVGGTVGALLTGILAVKEYVPADYFPLSAKILEESGNFGMFIAQLKAVVFSYVFVGIGTAIIIWIIGATVGLRVSAEDEERGMDIVSHGEEAYEPMTN; encoded by the coding sequence ATGGCTGGATCAGCCCACGCGGCCCTCGCCAAGACACCCACCGACGGAGCCGACACCCTGTTGATGTTGATGGGATCGGCCCTGGTGTTGGTGATGACCCCGGGCCTGGCGTTCTTCTACGGGGGGTTCACCCGGGCCAAGAACGTGCTCAACACGATGATGATGAGCTTCTTCTGCATGGGGCTCGTCGGCGTTCTCTGGGTGGTGATCGGCTACAGCCTCTCCTTCGGCACAGGCTTCAACAGCCCCTTCATCGGTGGTCTGGAGTTCATGTGGCTCAACGGTGTGGGTGGTCCCCTGGGGGATGCTCCTCTGGCCGATGGCTTTGCCATCAGCGCCACCAGCTTTGCCCTCTTCCAGGGCATGTTCGCGATCATCACCCCAGCCCTGATCAGTGGCGCCCTTGTGGAGCGCATCAACTTCAAGGCCTGGTTCTGGTTTGTGCTGCTCTGGAGCCTTTTCATCTATTGCCCAATGTGCAAGATGGTGTGGGGCGGCGGATTCATCGGACCCTTCGGCTCCATCGGTGCCCTTGACTTCGCCGGCGGCACGGTCGTTCACATTTCCTCTGGTGTGGCGGCATTGGTATCTGCGGCCCTCATCGGTCCGCGCAACGTCTGGCCGGATAGAACCCGTCCCCCGCACAACGTTCCCTTTATTCTTTTGGGTGCTGGTCTGCTGTGGTTTGGCTGGTTTGGCTTCAATGGTGCCAGTTATTTCGCTGCCAAGGCTGCTGGATTCTCCTTCCTGACCACCACCACATCGGCATCAGCCGCCATGCTGACGTGGTGCCTGATTGAGTGGTTTAAGGGTGGCAAACCCACCGCAGTGGGTGCAGCCACAGGTGCCGTGGCAGGGCTTGTGGGAATCACTCCTGCTGCAGGATTCGTTTCGATGGGCTCATCAATCCTGATCGGAGCGCTTACTACAGTGGCCTGTTTCACGGCCATTCAGATCAAAGCCGCTATCAAGTTTGACGATTCCCTTGACACCTTCATGGTGCACGGCGTAGGTGGCACGGTGGGCGCTCTGCTCACAGGAATTCTCGCCGTCAAGGAGTATGTGCCCGCCGATTACTTCCCCCTCTCGGCGAAGATTCTTGAGGAGAGCGGTAATTTCGGCATGTTCATCGCCCAGCTCAAGGCTGTCGTCTTCTCCTATGTGTTCGTTGGCATTGGCACTGCCATCATCATCTGGATCATTGGAGCCACCGTTGGTCTCCGGGTCAGCGCAGAGGATGAAGAGCGCGGCATGGACATCGTCTCCCATGGAGAGGAGGCCTACGAGCCCATGACGAACTAG
- a CDS encoding NADH-quinone oxidoreductase subunit M produces the protein MLLTLLLLPLAAVLLLCLAPLPGPWPRRVAVFAPAVQLLMLLWLAGHPVPELRQVWLPQLGLELHLGLDGLSLPLAGLTALLSFMAVFATPISQPRRRFFYAMVLATNVGLTGAFLACNGLLFVLAYEITLIPTTLLVAVWGGERRATAAIRYLMYGAVSGMALLAGVLALALLNRNGFSFAYADMAQAVLPEGAERWILALLLLAFGLKMPIFPLHGWQPLTYSQASTPVAMQLAGVVSKLGAYGLLRFGIGMLGDTWAEWSPWIAVVGMVSALYGALNAIAQTDMRRLVAFSALGHMGLLVLALAAATPLSLQGAIAQILAQGMIVALLFCLVGKIEAKTGTTEIAALSGLMNPSRGLPFTLGLLLLALMAAAGVPGQAGFLAEMVVFQGSWPVFPLPTIGCILASGLTAVYAVRLFNRVGFGRLDNKTADYVSTTWVERLPALALSFLVILAGLWPQILLGWSEDTTSALALSRPPINALAMAAPSPALPTLATLPSLTTPAFHAPLAPLHLPTSLALRP, from the coding sequence ATGCTGCTCACCCTTCTGCTGCTTCCCCTGGCGGCTGTGCTGCTGCTCTGTCTCGCCCCCTTGCCGGGGCCCTGGCCCCGTCGGGTGGCGGTGTTCGCTCCGGCGGTGCAGCTGCTGATGCTGCTGTGGCTGGCGGGCCATCCGGTGCCGGAGCTTCGCCAGGTCTGGCTGCCCCAGCTCGGCCTGGAGCTTCACCTGGGCCTTGATGGCCTGTCGCTGCCACTGGCCGGCCTCACCGCCCTGCTCTCCTTCATGGCGGTGTTCGCCACGCCGATCAGCCAGCCGCGGCGGCGCTTCTTCTACGCCATGGTGCTGGCCACCAACGTGGGCCTCACAGGGGCCTTCCTGGCCTGCAACGGTCTGCTGTTCGTGCTGGCCTACGAGATCACGCTGATCCCCACCACCCTGCTGGTGGCGGTGTGGGGGGGTGAGCGGCGTGCCACCGCTGCGATTCGCTATCTGATGTATGGCGCGGTGTCGGGGATGGCCCTGCTGGCGGGCGTGCTGGCCCTGGCCCTGCTCAACCGCAATGGCTTCAGCTTCGCCTATGCCGACATGGCCCAGGCGGTGCTGCCGGAGGGGGCGGAGCGCTGGATCCTGGCCCTGCTTCTGCTCGCCTTCGGCCTCAAGATGCCGATCTTTCCGCTGCACGGGTGGCAGCCGCTCACCTACAGCCAGGCCTCCACGCCCGTGGCCATGCAGCTGGCCGGGGTGGTCTCGAAGCTGGGTGCCTATGGCCTGCTGCGCTTCGGCATCGGCATGCTGGGCGACACCTGGGCCGAGTGGTCGCCGTGGATTGCCGTGGTCGGCATGGTCAGCGCCTTGTATGGGGCCCTCAATGCCATCGCCCAGACGGACATGCGCCGCCTGGTGGCCTTCAGTGCCCTGGGCCACATGGGCCTGCTGGTGCTGGCCCTGGCCGCCGCCACGCCGTTGAGCCTGCAGGGGGCGATCGCACAGATCCTCGCCCAGGGCATGATCGTGGCCCTGCTGTTCTGCCTGGTCGGCAAGATCGAGGCGAAAACGGGCACCACCGAGATCGCCGCCCTCTCCGGCCTGATGAACCCCAGCCGGGGCCTGCCCTTCACCCTCGGCCTGCTGCTGCTGGCCCTGATGGCAGCGGCAGGTGTGCCCGGCCAGGCAGGCTTCCTGGCGGAGATGGTGGTGTTCCAGGGCAGCTGGCCGGTGTTTCCGCTGCCCACGATCGGTTGCATCCTGGCCTCGGGCCTCACGGCCGTGTATGCGGTGCGCCTGTTCAACCGGGTGGGCTTCGGCCGCCTCGACAACAAGACCGCCGACTACGTGAGCACCACCTGGGTGGAGCGGCTGCCGGCCCTGGCCCTCTCCTTCCTGGTGATCCTGGCGGGCCTCTGGCCCCAGATCCTGCTGGGCTGGAGTGAGGACACCACCAGCGCCCTCGCCCTCTCCCGCCCGCCGATCAACGCCCTGGCGATGGCTGCCCCGAGCCCAGCCCTGCCAACGCTCGCCACCCTGCCTTCACTGACGACCCCAGCGTTCCACGCCCCGCTGGCGCCCCTGCACCTGCCCACCTCGCTGGCTCTCCGGCCATGA